Proteins found in one Campylobacter concisus genomic segment:
- a CDS encoding mannose-1-phosphate guanylyltransferase/mannose-6-phosphate isomerase, with protein MTNILLCGGSGTRLWPISRTLMPKQFIKLFDDRSLFQLTALRNSEICDNTFVITNIDHYYLAMDQIENLNITNFKYLLEPVGRNTAPAITLACLALDPNEIVLVAPSDHLIKDIKAYLTSVKAAKELAEQNFLVTFGIKPRSPETGFGYIESYNGDVKAFYEKPDYERAVKFLKDQNFYWNSGMFVFKAGVFLDQMKIFAPEIFEACKVAFDNAKKDEFDIKIDTTDMQNIPQDSIDYAVMEKSDIVKMVALDASWSDLGSFDSLDEQLQKDINGNTINSDLLQINSHNNLVLSSGKKIALIDVDDLTVVDTKDALLISKKSSSQKVKNVVEILKEEGSELCNAHVTTNRPWGNYTVLENQDGYKIKIIEVKPGKRLSLQKHFHRNEHWIVLSGSATVTIGETTRLVCPNESIYIKMGEVHRLSNEGKIPVVLIEAQVGEYTGEDDIIRLDDDFKR; from the coding sequence TGTGGTGGTTCTGGTACGAGGTTGTGGCCTATTAGCAGGACTTTAATGCCAAAACAATTTATTAAATTATTTGACGATAGGTCACTTTTTCAGCTAACTGCACTACGAAATAGTGAAATTTGTGACAATACATTTGTGATTACAAATATCGATCACTACTACTTGGCGATGGATCAGATAGAAAATTTAAATATTACAAATTTTAAATATCTGCTCGAGCCAGTTGGTAGAAATACTGCACCAGCGATCACACTAGCTTGCCTTGCACTTGATCCAAATGAGATTGTTTTAGTAGCGCCATCGGATCATTTGATAAAGGACATTAAAGCATACCTCACAAGCGTAAAAGCTGCAAAAGAGCTGGCAGAGCAAAATTTCTTAGTTACTTTTGGCATAAAGCCAAGGTCACCTGAGACGGGATTTGGATATATAGAGAGCTATAATGGTGATGTAAAGGCTTTTTATGAAAAGCCAGACTATGAAAGAGCGGTGAAATTTCTAAAAGATCAAAATTTCTACTGGAATTCAGGTATGTTTGTCTTTAAGGCAGGCGTTTTCTTGGATCAGATGAAAATTTTTGCTCCTGAGATATTTGAAGCATGCAAAGTAGCTTTTGACAACGCAAAAAAAGATGAATTTGATATTAAAATAGACACTACCGATATGCAAAATATCCCACAAGATAGCATAGATTATGCTGTGATGGAAAAGTCAGATATCGTAAAAATGGTAGCTTTAGATGCATCTTGGAGTGATCTTGGAAGTTTTGATAGTTTGGATGAGCAGCTACAAAAAGATATCAATGGTAATACAATAAATAGCGATCTTTTGCAGATAAATTCTCACAACAATCTAGTTTTATCTAGTGGCAAAAAAATAGCCTTAATAGATGTCGATGATCTAACTGTTGTTGATACAAAAGATGCTCTTTTAATATCTAAAAAATCATCTAGCCAAAAAGTAAAAAATGTGGTGGAAATTTTAAAAGAGGAGGGCTCTGAGCTTTGTAATGCCCATGTTACGACAAATAGGCCTTGGGGAAACTATACTGTCCTTGAAAATCAAGATGGTTATAAGATAAAGATAATAGAGGTAAAACCTGGCAAAAGACTATCTTTGCAAAAGCATTTTCATAGAAATGAGCATTGGATAGTGCTATCAGGAAGTGCCACTGTGACGATCGGTGAGACAACTAGACTCGTTTGTCCTAATGAGTCTATCTATATAAAAATGGGTGAAGTTCATAGACTATCTAATGAAGGAAAAATTCCTGTGGTTTTAATAGAAGCTCAGGTCGGTGAATATACAGGTGAAGATGATATAATTCGCCTAGATGATGATTTTAAAAGGTGA
- the gmd gene encoding GDP-mannose 4,6-dehydratase, translated as MDKKVALITGITGQDGSYLAEFLLKKGYVVHGVKRRTSLFNTDRIDHLYQDPHVDNRNFFLHYGDMTDSMNLTRIIQEVQPDEIYNLAAMSHVHVSFETPEYVANADGTGTLRLLEAIRILGLEKKTKIYQASTSELYGKVQETPQSETTPFYPRSPYAVAKMYAYWITVNYREAYGIFACNGILFNHESPVRGETFVTRKITRAASKIALGLQDKLYLGNLDAKRDWGHAKDYVKMMWMILQAPEPEDWVIATGQTTAVRDFVKFAFAYAGINLRFEGVGVDEVGVVDSLNFEKAKELNLDISHLSIGQTVVCVDPRYFRPTEVDLLLGDPSKAEKKLGWKREFNLQDLVNDMMKSDLKLMTKDVYLKDGGYEIMSYFE; from the coding sequence ATGGATAAAAAAGTAGCATTAATAACTGGTATAACTGGTCAAGATGGATCGTATTTAGCGGAATTTTTACTAAAAAAGGGCTATGTAGTCCATGGTGTAAAAAGGCGAACGAGTCTTTTTAATACAGATAGGATAGATCATCTTTACCAAGATCCACACGTTGATAATAGAAATTTTTTCTTACATTATGGTGATATGACGGACTCTATGAATTTAACAAGGATCATCCAAGAAGTACAGCCGGATGAAATTTATAACCTAGCTGCCATGAGCCACGTGCATGTAAGCTTTGAAACTCCAGAATATGTCGCAAATGCTGATGGCACAGGCACTCTTAGACTACTTGAAGCTATAAGGATACTAGGGCTTGAGAAAAAAACTAAAATTTATCAGGCATCTACCTCTGAGCTCTACGGAAAAGTACAAGAGACACCGCAAAGTGAGACTACACCATTTTATCCAAGAAGCCCTTATGCAGTCGCAAAGATGTATGCATACTGGATAACGGTTAATTATAGAGAGGCTTATGGTATTTTTGCTTGTAATGGCATATTATTTAATCACGAATCACCAGTTAGAGGTGAGACATTTGTAACTAGAAAGATCACAAGGGCAGCTAGTAAGATAGCGCTTGGGCTTCAAGACAAGCTTTACCTTGGAAATTTAGACGCCAAAAGAGACTGGGGTCATGCAAAAGATTATGTAAAGATGATGTGGATGATACTACAAGCCCCAGAGCCAGAAGACTGGGTGATAGCAACTGGACAAACAACAGCAGTTAGAGATTTTGTAAAATTTGCATTTGCTTATGCTGGCATAAATTTGAGATTTGAAGGGGTTGGCGTAGATGAGGTAGGAGTCGTTGACTCACTAAATTTTGAAAAAGCAAAAGAATTAAATTTAGATATATCACATTTAAGTATCGGACAAACTGTGGTTTGCGTAGATCCAAGATATTTTAGACCAACGGAGGTTGATTTGCTACTTGGAGATCCGAGTAAAGCAGAGAAAAAACTAGGCTGGAAGAGGGAATTTAATCTTCAAGATCTAGTAAATGATATGATGAAATCGGACTTAAAGCTCATGACAAAAGATGTCTATCTAAAAGATGGCGGATATGAGATAATGAGCTATTTTGAGTAA
- a CDS encoding GDP-L-fucose synthase family protein produces MDKNSKIYVAGHKGLVGSAIVKNLKSKGYENIITRTHSELELIDQKAVCEFFEKEKPEYVVLAAAKVGGIVANSTYRADFIYENLQIQNNVIHQSYVHKVKKLLFLGSTCIYPKNAPQPMSEDALLTSPLEYTNEPYAIAKIAGMKMCESYNLQYSTNFISVMPTNLYGPNDNFDLETSHVLPALIRKIHLAKLLSEEKFDAVIKDLKVKDLNEAMAYLSKFGISKDRVEIWGTGEPRREFLYSEDMADACVFLLENRDFKDTHDKNSKEIRNTHINIGTGKDISIKELANLVKNIICFKGELYFNDSKPDGTMLKLTDPSKLHFLGWKHKVELEDGIKALYEWYLEINDR; encoded by the coding sequence ATGGATAAAAATAGCAAAATTTATGTAGCAGGACACAAGGGTCTAGTAGGCTCTGCTATAGTGAAAAATTTAAAATCAAAGGGCTATGAAAATATAATCACAAGAACTCATAGCGAGCTTGAACTTATAGATCAAAAGGCAGTTTGTGAGTTTTTTGAAAAAGAAAAGCCTGAGTACGTGGTGCTAGCTGCTGCAAAGGTCGGTGGAATAGTGGCCAATAGCACTTATAGGGCTGATTTTATATATGAAAATTTACAAATTCAAAATAATGTGATCCACCAAAGCTATGTACATAAGGTAAAAAAACTATTATTTCTGGGAAGTACTTGTATATATCCTAAAAATGCTCCACAACCAATGAGTGAAGATGCACTTTTGACATCTCCACTTGAATACACAAATGAGCCATATGCGATCGCTAAAATAGCCGGGATGAAGATGTGTGAGAGCTATAATCTGCAGTACAGTACAAATTTTATATCTGTTATGCCTACAAATTTATATGGTCCAAATGATAACTTTGATCTAGAAACCTCACATGTGTTGCCGGCGCTTATAAGAAAGATACACCTAGCAAAACTTTTAAGCGAAGAAAAATTTGATGCAGTGATAAAAGATCTAAAAGTAAAAGATCTAAATGAAGCTATGGCTTATCTTAGTAAATTTGGTATTTCAAAAGACAGAGTAGAAATTTGGGGCACAGGAGAGCCTAGACGAGAGTTTCTATATTCAGAAGATATGGCTGATGCTTGCGTATTTTTGCTAGAAAATAGAGACTTTAAAGATACTCATGACAAAAATAGCAAAGAGATAAGAAATACGCATATAAATATAGGAACTGGCAAAGATATCTCTATAAAAGAGCTAGCAAATTTGGTTAAAAATATAATTTGCTTTAAAGGCGAGCTATATTTTAATGATAGTAAGCCTGATGGCACGATGCTAAAACTAACAGACCCTTCTAAGCTCCACTTTCTTGGCTGGAAGCATAAAGTAGAGCTTGAAGATGGAATAAAGGCGCTTTATGAGTGGTATTTGGAAATAAATGATAGATAA
- a CDS encoding flippase — MIDKIISLKNHQGFMKYFKNTSWLFFEKILRIFVGLFIGIWVARYLGPERFGLFSYAQSFVGLFVAIATLGLDGIVVRELVKDESRTNELIGTAFYLKLIGAILTLLVLVIATQFTSNDRYTNLLVFIIASATIFQSFNVVDMYFQSKVLSKYVVFSNIISLFISSIVKITLILINAPLVAFAWAILFDSIVLALGFIYFFLKYSISEIKKIKFNKTIAISLLKDSWPLILSGVVISIYMKIDQVMIQDILGSEAVGQYAAATRLSEIWYFIPTILVSSLFPAIVNARKQSEELYYSRLQKLFDLVVWIAIIIALPMTFLSDMIVDILYGKQYSQSASVLMIHIWAFLPVCFGVVLGQFYIVENLNFDNLIRNLIGVFLNVILNCVFICNYGIKGAAYASLISFIYISMIHALIRKHSRRNFKCMIKSLMFLKIN; from the coding sequence ATGATAGATAAAATAATATCATTAAAAAATCATCAAGGCTTTATGAAGTATTTTAAAAATACATCATGGCTTTTTTTTGAAAAAATACTCCGTATTTTTGTTGGGCTTTTTATAGGGATTTGGGTGGCTAGATACTTGGGTCCTGAGAGGTTTGGACTTTTTTCATATGCTCAAAGCTTTGTAGGGCTTTTTGTTGCCATTGCTACGCTCGGACTTGATGGTATAGTAGTAAGGGAGCTAGTAAAGGATGAAAGTAGAACAAATGAGCTAATAGGTACTGCTTTTTACCTTAAGCTCATCGGTGCTATTTTGACGCTATTAGTTTTGGTAATTGCTACCCAGTTTACTTCAAATGATAGGTATACAAATTTATTAGTATTTATCATAGCTAGCGCTACTATATTTCAATCATTTAATGTAGTAGATATGTATTTTCAATCAAAAGTTTTATCAAAATATGTAGTATTTTCTAATATCATCTCTCTTTTTATAAGTAGTATAGTAAAGATTACACTCATTTTAATTAACGCTCCACTTGTAGCTTTTGCATGGGCTATCCTATTTGATAGTATAGTTTTGGCTTTAGGATTTATTTATTTTTTCTTGAAATATTCAATTTCTGAGATTAAAAAAATAAAATTTAATAAAACCATCGCTATATCTCTTCTAAAAGATAGCTGGCCACTTATCCTAAGTGGGGTTGTAATATCTATATATATGAAAATAGATCAGGTTATGATTCAAGATATTTTAGGAAGTGAAGCTGTTGGACAATATGCTGCGGCAACTAGATTAAGTGAAATTTGGTACTTTATACCCACTATTCTTGTTTCTAGTTTATTTCCCGCTATAGTAAACGCAAGAAAGCAGAGTGAAGAGTTATACTATAGTAGGCTTCAAAAGCTTTTTGATCTTGTGGTATGGATAGCTATTATAATAGCACTACCAATGACTTTTTTATCTGATATGATAGTGGATATACTTTATGGCAAACAATATAGTCAATCAGCAAGTGTATTGATGATACATATTTGGGCTTTTTTACCAGTTTGTTTCGGTGTTGTTTTAGGGCAATTTTATATAGTAGAGAATTTAAATTTTGATAACTTAATAAGAAATTTGATAGGAGTTTTTTTAAATGTAATTCTTAATTGCGTTTTTATTTGTAATTATGGAATTAAGGGCGCTGCGTATGCTTCTTTAATTTCATTTATTTATATATCCATGATTCATGCGCTAATAAGAAAACATTCTAGAAGGAATTTTAAATGTATGATAAAGTCGTTAATGTTTTTAAAAATAAATTAA
- a CDS encoding radical SAM protein has product MYDKVVNVFKNKLRYVIRKINDIRLLIAQVVLNKDIIPTSIYIEPTNICNANCIFCAYQFYKAPKKVMDLDMLEVILIEAKKLQIKRLDLTPFAGDILTDKNILDKIELIKKYNFESVCTYTNLLNLHKIDVDRLLLSGLTEIYISASPLDKDLHKKIFRNNKYNYFLDNLVLILDKFNNNQHKTVKKINIEFRSNIPLKQCLELPDYLNKVKNLINKDITVGSMQVFDSWMGAIDQNDLLEGMYIAKQNGIKRIPCSRLNNIQILSNGDIRVCGCRFNNQAKEDIFLLGNIKDISIYKAYNSEKVRNIKKKFIIGDPPIECQKCSWYS; this is encoded by the coding sequence ATGTATGATAAAGTCGTTAATGTTTTTAAAAATAAATTAAGATATGTAATAAGAAAAATAAACGATATAAGGCTTTTAATCGCTCAAGTTGTATTAAACAAGGATATTATTCCTACTTCAATATATATAGAGCCAACAAATATCTGTAATGCAAATTGTATTTTTTGTGCATATCAATTTTATAAAGCACCAAAGAAAGTAATGGATTTGGATATGTTGGAAGTAATTTTAATCGAAGCTAAAAAACTTCAGATAAAAAGGTTAGATTTAACGCCATTTGCTGGTGATATACTTACAGATAAGAATATATTAGATAAAATTGAATTAATAAAAAAGTATAATTTTGAATCCGTTTGTACATATACAAATCTATTAAATTTGCATAAAATAGATGTTGATAGATTACTATTATCTGGTCTAACAGAAATTTATATTTCCGCTTCACCTTTAGATAAAGATTTGCATAAAAAGATTTTTAGAAATAATAAATATAATTATTTTTTAGACAATTTGGTACTAATATTAGACAAATTTAATAATAATCAACATAAGACTGTTAAAAAGATAAATATAGAGTTTAGATCAAATATTCCTTTGAAGCAATGTTTGGAGTTGCCCGATTATTTAAATAAGGTTAAAAATTTAATTAATAAGGATATTACCGTTGGTTCAATGCAAGTGTTTGATAGTTGGATGGGAGCAATAGACCAAAATGACCTTTTAGAAGGTATGTATATAGCTAAACAAAATGGGATTAAAAGAATACCTTGTAGTAGGTTAAATAATATTCAAATACTGTCCAATGGTGATATAAGGGTATGTGGATGCAGATTTAATAATCAAGCCAAAGAAGATATATTTTTATTAGGAAATATAAAAGACATATCTATATATAAAGCATATAATTCGGAAAAAGTAAGAAATATAAAGAAAAAATTTATAATAGGTGATCCGCCCATAGAATGCCAAAAATGCTCATGGTATTCATAA
- a CDS encoding FkbM family methyltransferase, translating to MLKKNIIKFLPKAVKEKIIEFRNNNLDGYAIKSYSQEGEDMILKRLFGGQKFGFYVDVGAHHPKRFSNTYYFYKKGWSGINIDAMPGSMIAFDKFRPRDINIEKPISDKKQILTYYAFNEPALNTFSKELAVEYEKENYFIKFTRDIETTTLEDILDRNLPRNQDIDFLSVDVEGLDLMVLRSNNFEKYKPKIVLIEILGNSFSEIENNKIADYLRQYGYSIFAKTVNTVFFVNNSFKKDKLL from the coding sequence ATGCTAAAAAAAAATATTATAAAATTTTTACCAAAAGCAGTAAAAGAAAAAATTATTGAGTTTAGAAATAATAATTTAGACGGGTATGCTATAAAGTCATATTCTCAAGAGGGTGAAGATATGATTTTGAAAAGGTTGTTCGGAGGACAGAAATTTGGTTTTTATGTAGATGTAGGCGCCCATCATCCCAAGCGTTTTTCAAATACATATTATTTTTATAAAAAAGGATGGAGTGGTATTAATATAGATGCCATGCCAGGGAGTATGATTGCTTTTGATAAATTTCGTCCAAGAGATATAAATATAGAAAAGCCAATATCTGACAAAAAACAAATTTTAACCTACTACGCCTTTAATGAACCTGCTTTAAATACTTTTTCAAAGGAGCTAGCAGTAGAGTATGAAAAGGAAAATTATTTTATAAAATTTACAAGAGATATTGAAACTACAACACTTGAGGATATTCTTGATAGAAATTTACCAAGAAACCAGGATATAGATTTTTTATCAGTAGACGTTGAAGGGCTGGATCTTATGGTCTTAAGATCAAATAACTTTGAAAAATACAAACCAAAAATAGTTTTGATAGAAATTCTAGGAAATAGCTTTAGTGAAATTGAAAACAATAAAATAGCTGATTATTTAAGGCAATATGGCTATTCTATCTTTGCAAAGACTGTTAATACTGTATTTTTTGTAAACAATAGTTTTAAAAAAGATAAGCTTTTATAG
- the asnB gene encoding asparagine synthase (glutamine-hydrolyzing): MCGILGTIPSSNETKFKSALNRLEHRGPDGFGIETIENSITLGHRRLAIVDLSDGAHQPMYDKTKRYCVIFNGEIYNFLEIKKELEAKGHAFCSSSDTEVLLYSYIEWGEECVLKFNGMWAFAIWDNQKKELFLSRDRFGKKPLFYASTDGKFIFASEMKAIYPFLKEIRPSQDFHWMKDNIFSYEATEKCLIDGIKRFPFGHNGIYKNGNLKIKRYWNTLDNIVEPPKTYDAQVERFRELFLDACKIRMRADVSIGTALSGGLDSSATISAMAHLSKSYVDYGKNDWQHAFVASFPGTPLDESHFAKIVVDHIGIEATYINIEPLKYWDNLEKYFYMFEDLYITSPIPMMATYGAVKKHGTTVTLDGHGADELFSGYGHLVEALWNSKFSIKNSIDILNTYQETLGNGTQFDRNSNFNIYVKFMIKKIAKIIFGKEIRSKDANHKNFKKLDSFSQQLYIIFHETILPTLLRNYDRYSMTNSVEIRMPFMDHRIVSFVTSLPYSSKFGNGYTKKLIRDAIDPYMPKEITWRKSKIGFNSPIVDWMQGDLKEWFLDTVHEKGFMESSLIDNPSDLQSQILSIVNKNTNSYVLAENSWKNLTPYIWEKAIKKFGAGNNATN; this comes from the coding sequence ATGTGTGGAATATTAGGAACGATACCATCTTCAAATGAAACTAAATTTAAAAGTGCGTTAAATAGATTAGAGCATAGGGGTCCTGATGGTTTTGGGATAGAAACAATTGAAAATAGTATTACATTGGGACATAGAAGACTGGCTATTGTGGATTTGTCAGATGGCGCTCATCAGCCAATGTATGATAAAACAAAAAGATACTGTGTAATTTTTAATGGTGAGATATATAATTTTTTGGAAATTAAGAAAGAGTTAGAAGCAAAAGGGCATGCATTTTGTTCATCATCGGATACAGAAGTTTTGCTTTATTCTTATATAGAGTGGGGTGAAGAGTGTGTCTTAAAATTTAATGGAATGTGGGCTTTTGCTATATGGGATAATCAAAAAAAAGAGCTTTTTTTATCCAGAGATAGATTTGGTAAAAAACCACTTTTTTATGCCTCAACTGATGGTAAATTTATATTTGCCTCAGAAATGAAGGCCATCTATCCATTTTTAAAAGAAATAAGACCATCACAAGATTTTCACTGGATGAAAGATAATATTTTTTCATATGAAGCAACTGAAAAATGTTTGATAGATGGAATTAAAAGATTTCCGTTTGGACATAATGGAATTTATAAAAATGGAAATTTAAAAATAAAAAGATATTGGAACACGCTTGATAATATTGTGGAGCCACCAAAAACATATGATGCTCAAGTAGAGCGATTTAGGGAATTGTTTTTAGACGCTTGTAAGATTAGGATGAGAGCAGATGTATCCATAGGAACAGCCCTTAGTGGAGGGCTTGATAGTAGTGCAACTATTTCAGCTATGGCTCATCTATCAAAATCTTATGTTGATTATGGCAAGAATGACTGGCAACATGCTTTTGTTGCATCTTTTCCAGGTACTCCACTTGATGAATCACATTTTGCAAAAATAGTTGTTGATCATATAGGAATTGAAGCTACCTATATAAACATTGAGCCTCTTAAGTATTGGGATAACCTAGAAAAATATTTTTATATGTTTGAGGATTTATATATAACTAGCCCGATACCAATGATGGCTACATATGGAGCTGTAAAAAAACATGGAACGACAGTGACATTAGATGGGCATGGAGCAGATGAGCTTTTTAGTGGCTATGGACATTTAGTTGAAGCCTTATGGAATAGTAAATTTTCGATAAAAAATAGTATTGACATACTTAATACCTATCAAGAGACATTGGGTAATGGAACACAGTTTGATAGGAATAGTAATTTTAATATATATGTTAAATTTATGATAAAGAAAATAGCAAAAATAATTTTTGGAAAAGAAATTAGGTCAAAAGATGCCAACCATAAAAATTTTAAAAAACTTGATAGCTTTTCTCAGCAACTATATATAATTTTTCATGAAACAATATTGCCAACCTTGCTTAGGAATTATGATAGGTATTCTATGACAAATAGCGTAGAGATAAGGATGCCTTTTATGGATCACAGGATCGTCTCTTTTGTAACCTCTTTGCCGTATTCTAGTAAATTTGGAAATGGCTATACAAAAAAGCTCATAAGAGATGCCATAGATCCTTATATGCCAAAAGAGATAACATGGAGAAAGTCTAAGATTGGATTTAACTCTCCAATAGTTGATTGGATGCAGGGTGATTTAAAGGAATGGTTTTTGGATACGGTTCACGAAAAAGGCTTTATGGAATCTAGCTTGATAGACAATCCATCTGATCTTCAAAGTCAAATTTTGAGTATCGTAAATAAAAATACAAATAGCTATGTGTTGGCTGAAAATTCTTGGAAGAATTTAACACCATATATTTGGGAAAAAGCAATTAAAAAATTTGGAGCCGGCAATAATGCAACAAATTGA